One genomic segment of Strix aluco isolate bStrAlu1 chromosome 9, bStrAlu1.hap1, whole genome shotgun sequence includes these proteins:
- the OTOL1 gene encoding otolin-1, which yields MWSSLGSISAFVMLVVTATHAGMKVTPAVKYTKTKTLQLVGTGVSHTPLTPLTGKSSFPAAPGRAKLPTPSPAAQGATTLFPFENYTLDTADFFFNCCDCCPPAAGPRGQPGEQGPPGPKGEKGDAGLRGLPGTPGPQGPKGSKGERGSKGEQGERGVSGNPGYPGKPGLQGEGGVKGNKGNYGFPGLKGQKGSKGDTCENGTKGDKGDRGDAGDPGADGEQGDKGEKGDMGEKGYCGEPGGRGAKGERGEGGMKGEKGSKGEMGIEGIQGVDGKQGEKGEQGSKGDKGDLGPTGMTGPSGPKGVAGSKGGRGAPGKKGSRGAKGARGDTAKLLRSAFSAGLSKPFPPPNVPIRFDKILYNDQEDYNPSTGKFNCSVPGAYVFAYHLTVRGRPARVSLVARNRKVAKARETLYGQEIDQASFLTVLKLSAGDQVWLEVARDWNGVYVSAEDDSVFTGFLLYPDVFEILL from the exons ATGTGGAGCTCACTGGGGTCCATCTCAGCGTTTGTGATGCTGGTTGTTACTGCCACGCACGCAGGCATGAAGGTGACCCCGGCTGTGAAGTACACCAAGACGAAGACCTTACAGCTCGTGGGCACTGGTGTCTCTCACACCCCCCTCACTCCTCTCACGGGGAAAAGCTCATTCCCGGCAGCACCGGGCAGAGCCAAGTTACCCACCCCAAGCCCCGCGGCCCAAGGGGCCACCACGCTCTTCCCCTTCGAGAACTACACGCTCGACACAGCTGATTTCTTCTTCAACTGCTGTGACTGCTGCCCGCCTGCTGCGGGGCCCCGGGGGCAGCCGGGGGAGCAGGGACCCCCAG GTCCCAAGGGGGAGAAGGGAGATGCTGGTCTGCGAGGTCTGCCGGGAACGCCAGGTCCTCAAGGTCCAAAAGGTTCTAAAGGAGAAAGAG GAAGCAAAGGGGAGCAAGGCGAGCGAGGAGTAAGTGGAAACCCCGGTTATCCAGGCAAACCTGGGCTGCAAG GTGAAGGTGGAGTAAAAGGCAATAAGGGCAACTACGGCTTCCCTGGACTGAAGGGACAAAAGGGGTCCAAAGGGGACACTTGTGAGAACGGGACCAAAGGAGACAAGGGAGATAGGGGGGATGCTGGAGACCCGGGAGCGGATGGAGAACAGGGTgacaaaggggaaaaaggagaCATGGGGGAGAAAGGGTACTGCGGGGAGCCGGGGGGAAGAGGTGCaaagggagaaagaggggaaggggggaTGAAGGGAGAAAAAGGGAGCAAAGGGGAGATGGGGATTGAGGGTATTCAGGGGGTGGatggaaaacagggagaaaagggCGAGCAAGGAAGTAAGGGTGATAAAGGGGACCTGGGACCCACCGGCATGACGGGACCTTCTGGGCCCAAGGGGGTTGCCGGCAGCAAGGGAGGCCGAGGGGCCCCAGGAAAGAAAGGCTCCCGTGGGGCGAAGGGCGCCCGAGGGGACACCGCAAAGCTCCTGCGATCAGCGTTCAGCGCTGGTTTGTCCAAGCCCTTCCCTCCGCCCAACGTTCCCATTCGATTTGACAAGATCTTGTACAACGACCAAGAAGATTACAACCCTTCCACTGGGAAATTCAACTGCAGCGTGCCTGGGGCATACGTCTTTGCCTACCACCTGACGGTGAGAGGGCGTCCAGCCCGCGTCAGCCTCGTGGCCCGTAACAGGAAGGTGGCTAAAGCCCGTGAGACGCTCTACGGCCAGGAGATCGACCAGGCATCCTTCCTGACTGTCCTCAAGCTGAGCGCGGGTGACCAGGTGTGGCTGGAGGTGGCGCGGGACTGGAACGGGGTCTATGTCAGCGCTGAGGACGACAGCGTCTTTACGGGATTTCTTCTGTATCCAGATGTTTTTGAGATCCTGCTATAG